A window of Zingiber officinale cultivar Zhangliang chromosome 5A, Zo_v1.1, whole genome shotgun sequence contains these coding sequences:
- the LOC121979987 gene encoding IgA receptor-like, with protein sequence MDNNEGFSVLDAPPPASPSTSPPSLFEETVKNLQYESAMICKDEQVIQAGCIVKLDKKVLEGKRIIEDERNLKQEADKRARKDDKRAIEADKRVQEAERRHKLELKVEQKKLKAEKLILESERKLKLKAKHQIKLQAKEVELEAEKKVRKDEQVIQAERMVKLDKKVLEGKWIIEAERNLKWEYDKQARIADKRVIEADKRVQEAECRHKLKLEAERKKLKAEKRLHETERKMKLKAEH encoded by the exons ATGGACAACAACGAAGGTTTTTCGGTATTAGACGCTCCACCGCCAGCTTCGCCGTCTACCTCGCCGCCTTCCCTTTTTGAAGAAACAGTGAAAAATCTACAATATGAATCTGCAATG ATATGTAAAGATGAGCAAGTGATTCAAGCTGGATGCATCGTTAAACTTGATAAGAAGGTGCTCGAAGGTAAGCGGATAATAGAAGATGAACGAAATCTTAAACAGGAAGCTGACAAGCGGGCACGCAAAGATGATAAGAGGGCAATCGAAGCTGACAAGCGGGTACAAGAAGCTGAACGTAGGCATAAACTCGAACTCAAAGTTGAACAGAAAAAACTAAAAGCTGAGAAGCTGATACTTGAATCTGAACGGAAGCTAAAACTAAAAGCTAAACATCAG ATAAAACTTCAAGCTAAAGAAGTGGAACTCGAAGCTGAAAAGAAGGTGCGCAAAGATGAGCAGGTAATTCAAGCTGAACGTATGGTTAAACTTGATAAGAAAGTGCTTGAAGGTAAGTGGATAATAGAAGCTGAACGAAATCTTAAATGGGAATATGACAAGCAGGCACGCATAGCTGACAAGCGGGTAATCGAAGCTGACAAGAGGGTACAAGAAGCGGAATGTAGGCATAAACTCAAACTTGAAGCTGAACGTAAAAAACTGAAAGCTGAGAAGCGGCTACATGAAACTGAACGGAAGATGAAACTAAAAGCTGAGCATTAG